GGTCGGGCTGCCGCGCGCACTCGACCTGCTGGCGCAGGAGAAAGGCCGCCGCAAGGTGGAGATGCTGCGCGAGCTGGGCGAACACCCCGAAGGCGGCGTCATCGGGCTGTTCGAGGGGCGCTACGGCCCCTACGTCAAGCACGGCAAGGTAAACGCATCGCTGCCAAAGGCGATGAGCGCGCAGGACATCACGCTGGAGCAGGCGCTGGCGCTGCTGAGCGAGAAGCAAGCCAAGAAGCCCGCCGCCAACAAGGGCGCGAAGTCCACCAGGAAATCGACGTCGAAGTCGACCCCAAAGACGGCGCCCAAGACCACAAGCAAGAGCAAGAGTAGTACCAGCGCCGCGTCGAAGACGGGGACCAAAGCTGCGCCGAAATCGACCGCCAAGAAGAAAACGGCGTCTACGTCCAAGACATCCAAGACGCCGAACAAGAAGCAGGTTCCGCAGGAATAGGCCTGCATATCTCCGTAGAAACGAACCGGGCGCTACGACTGTCGCAGCGCCCGGTTTTTGTTTGGGTTGAAGCTCCGCGCTCTAGCCTTTGACCGACCCGGCCAGCAGCCCGCGAATGAAGTAGCGGCCCAGGAAGATGAACACCAGCAGGGTAGGCAGCGCGGCCATAACCGCGCCCGCCATCGGCAGGTTCCACTTGACGGCCTCGCCACCCGCCAGCTGCGCCAGCGCAACCGTGATCGGCTCCGCTTTGGTGCCGCTGGTCAGCGTGACGGCGAACAGGAACTCGTTCCAGATCTGCGTGAACTGCCAGATGATCACCACCACGAAACCCGGCAAAGACAGCGGGAAAACGATCCAGCGGTACACGCCAAAGAAGCCCGCGCCGTCGATCTTGCCCGCCTCGATCATGTCGGTCGGCACCTCTACGTAGTAATTGCGGAAGATCAGCGTTGTGATCGGCAGGCCGTAGACGACGTGCGTGATGATCAGCGCCGCGATGGTGCCGCCGAGGTTAACGTCGCTCATGAACTGGAAGACCGGGATCAGCACGCTCTGGTAGGGGATGAACATGCCGAACAACATCAGTGGAAAGATGATGTTCGCGCCGGGGAAGCGCCACTTGGCCAGTACATAACCGTTGATTGACCCCATCAGCGCCGACAAGATCGTGGCCGTGATGGTCAGGATCGCGCTGTTACGCAGCTTCGGCCCCAGCAGATCCCACGCCTGCTGATAGCTGTTCCAGTTCACGTGTGTGGGCAGGTTCCACACGCTATTGAGCTGCCCGGCTTCATCGGGCGTTTTCAGGCTGGTGGTGATGACCGTGTACATGGGCATCATGTAGATCAGCGCCAGCACGATCAGCAGTGCGTAAAGCAGCACGCGCGAGCCGAGTTTGAGGTTAATGCCCAGGCCGCCGATCCAGTCCGCCGGGGTGGAGCGCGGGGCCGCGTGGGCGACTGTTGCCTCCGGACCCGCCAGCGCGCCTACAGCGGCCAGCTGCGGCTGGTTCGCGTAACGCGAGTACAGGTAACCCCACAGCGGCAGCAGGAACACGAGGTTACCCACCGCGCCGATCAGACCACCCAGCAGCGCTGCCCGCTGCTGCTCTGCCTCGCGGTCGAAGTACCGGTACAGCAGGTACGATCCCAGGCTGCCGATCAGCAATCCAAACACGATCCAGGAGACAACATAGGTAATCATGGGGTATCTCCTAGACCTCGTGCTCGCCGCGCAGTTGCGTTGCCAGATAGGGGATGATGATGATCGCGACCATCATCAGTAGCACGACCGCGATCGCGCTGCCCTTGGCAAACTCGTTGCTGCGGAACATCGAATAAACCTGCACGCCGGGCACGGTCGTGGGCAGGAAGTCCGGCCCAACCATCGCGAAGATCAGGTCGAAGATCTTCAGCGAGATGTGGCCGAGCACGATCGCGGCGCTGAGCGTGATCGGGCGCAGCAGCGGCAGAATGATCTTGGTGTAAACCTGGACCTCGTTGCAGCCATCGACGCGGGCTGCTTCGCGCAGCTCGTCGGAGACGCCGCGAATCCCGGCAAGATACATTGCCATCGTGTAACCCGAAAGCTGCCACACGGCGGCGATGATCAGGGCGATCAGCGCCATGTTGAAGCCATAGGGTGATTCGGCTTCGGGGATATCCAACTTTGGCAGACTGTCTGGCCCGCCGGTGAAATACCATAGAACCAGCAGCATAGTCGGAACGCCCAGCCAGATCGCCGTGCGGCTGCTGTGCCATAGCGCCTGTATTGTGCCTAGACAGAACAGGATCACGATGACTGCCGCGATTACGTCGAGCATGGTCGACCACTGGAACAGCCCGTGCATCAATTCATCTTTGCGAGCGGGGTCCCACGTGGCAAAGTCGGCGGCAACCCAGGCGAAGATGAGGACCATAGGTACGCCGAAAAAGATCGCCTTCAGGTAATTGCGCCGCGAAACTTGCATGGCGAAGTAGGCCAACAGCCCCAGCATGATGATCGCCGTGATCGGCCAAGGCACTTCGTGCCAGTTGAAGGTGAATGCGCTCCGGTTATTCAGCCACTTGAAGGTGAGAGGATCCGCGCCAACGACGGTGGGCAAAGCGTTGATACCGCCGCCGGGATTGAACAGCCAGCGCCAGATCGTGCCCGTTACGGCGAAGGAGAGCGCCATCGGGAAGAGGAAGATGGTACGGAAAATGCCTTCGCTCTTGATGTTCTGGTCAAGCAGGACGGCCAACAGGAATCCCAGCGTCAAACAGCCCACCAGGAAAAACGCCGTGAAGAAAAATGTATTGACGATGCCCAACCGGAATTTTGGCTCGATGGAGCCAAAGGCGGTAAACAAATCTTTATAGTTCTGAATGCCAATATACGCTTTGGTGGGATTGAGTTCGACGCCGCGCCAGCTTGTCAGCGACCAGTACACCGTCTCGCCGATGAAACCGTACACAAAGATGCCGAGTAAGATCACTGAAGGCAGAATTGCGCCGAAGGCATACAGACGATCCCAATCCATGCGCGACAGAGAGGATCTGATACGCGCCCACCTGGAAGGTTTGTCTCGCGTAAGTGTCGCCATAAGTAGTGCTGCTCCGAGGGTTGCCTAAATAAGATCGGAGTGAAGAGGGCCTCTGGGACGCTAAGTTCACAGAGGCCCTATGGGTGCTCATTTCGCGCTCGTATACGAAGCGCTTGTGAGTGGTCGGTGAGGCTAGCCCTCGCAGATGCGCGACTGGATGCAGACTACCTGCGATGCGTTAGCAGCTGCCTGAGAATTCCGCGCACCGAGGAACAGTTCCATAACGGTTGGGAACTCGCCCATGAAGGACTCGTTGGCGGCTGCGCCGTGCTGCAGACTGCCGACGATGGTATCCGCCTGCCAGTCGGCAGCGGCGGACTGCGAGTAGACGCTGTACAGGCTCAGGTCAGAGTCCAGTCGCGCGGCGATGGATCCCTTGAGCGGGTTGAAGATGTCCTGGCCTTCGTTGGAGCCGAGCAGTTGCAGCCAGGCGATGGCGTTGTCACGATCCGGCGCGCCGATGGGCAGGCCGAAGGAGTCGGAGAGCATGATGAAGGTCCCCGCCGTGCCGGGCGAAGCGACCCAACCGAAGCCGGTTTCCGGCTCCAGGCCGAGCGTGGTCATCATGTAACCCGCGGCCCAGTCGCCCATGACGTTGAACGCGGCCTCGCCGTTGACGACCTTATCGGTTGCCTGCTGCCAGGACAGTGTTGCGGCATCTTCGTCGGCGTTCGAGCAGTCGAGAATCTGGCCGAACAGGTCCCACGTAGCGACCACATCGTCGTCCAGCCAGGACTTTTCACCAGTCCACAGCGCGTTCCAGCCGTCCGTGCCCAGCTGCGACACGGCCACGCTTTCCCACAGGTGGATCATGGTCCAGTTTTCACCGACCGACAACGGGGTGATGTCCTGATCTTGCAGGGTCGGGCAGATCGCCAGGAAGTCGTCCCAGGTCGCGGGAGCTTCGACGCCCCACTGTTCCAGGTTGGCAGGGACGTACCACATCACGTTGGAGCGGTGGATGTTCACCGGAACCGACCAGATGCCCTCATCCGTGCTGATCAGGTCCAGCAGGCCCTGCGGGAAGACGTCCATCCAGCCTTCTTGCTCAAACAGGAAGGTCAGGTCTTCCATGCGGTCGGCCACGACCCACGTACCGATAAGTTCCTGGCCCGCGTGGACCTGGAACGAGTCGGGCGCGTCACCGCCGAGCATACGGGTCTTGAGGACGGCCTTCGCGTTTACACCGGAGCCGCCAGTCACCGTGGCGTTATTGACTTCGACGTTGGGGTGCAGAGTATTATATTCGGCGATCAGGGCTTCGAGAGCGGGGCCTTCGTCGCCAGCCCACCACGAGAAGATTTCCAGCTGGCCACTGAGGTCATCCTGAGCCAGTGTGGGGGCAACCACGACCAGGATTAGGGCCAGCGCGATTGCCAACGTAACAAGTCGTCGAGTCATCTTAAGTCTCCTCAAAAATGGTTACTAGATAGACAAGCAAACAAACTAGTGGATGGGTCGTTTACCTATGCTGGCGTGAGCACTCTCCTTTCATCATCCAGCATAATTGTATCCTAAGAGTATTATAGATCACTCTCTGATTTAGGCCAGCGAAAAACGTCCTCTCATGCCCGCGTTACCGGGAAGGCGTATAAATGAGAGGCTTATTCTTTGTTCATGCTATTGTTGCCGGGGACCCCCGTACAGGTATAATCGGCTCAGGTGAGTGGGTCGCCTTTTTGGAAACGGCACGGTGACCGCTCAGTTGTAGATATTGACCGCGATCGATGGTGGGTAACCCGCATGGTTCGGGAATAGTCGGAATGGGCGAGTCGAACGGACGGCCTCCGGTTGAGGTCGAAATAAAGTGGCTGCTGCAGGCCACGATTGAGCTCGTCGATATGCTACGCGTCCAGCGCGATTTTCTGCGCCGGCACGGGATGGCGCTGCCGCCCGGCACGCTGAACACGTTGAACGGCGTATATACCGATCTTGAGACTTATGCGGGGCAGATCACGCGGATCTCGGTCGAGCTGGGGCAGCTGCGTGCCCTGGCGGAGACGATTGCGCTCGTCAATTCGTCGCTGGATCTCAATCAGGTGCTTAACGAAGTGATGGACAAGGTGATCGCACTGACCGGGGCCGAGCGCGGCTACATCGTGCTGCGCGACGAGCAAACCGGCGAGATGGCCTTCCGCGCGGCGCGCAACCTGGACCGCGAGACCATCGACGAGGGCGGATTCATCGTCAGCCGCACCGTGGTGGAAGAGGTTGCCGCGACCGGCCAGCCGATCGTCACCACCAACGCTCAATCCGATCCGCGTTTCAGCCACCAGCAGAGCGTGATGCTGCACGCGCTGCGCTCCGTGCTGTGCGTCCCGCTGACGGTCAAGGGCGAGGTGACGGGCGTCGTCTATGCCGACAACCGCGTACGCGACGGCCTGTTCGGGGAGCAGGAATTGGCGCTGCTGGTGTCATTCGCCAACCAGGCTGCGATCGCGATCGAGAACGCGCGTCTGTACCGGCGCGTGCAGCTTACGTTGTCCGAAGTCACCGAGATCAAGGAGATGCTCGATAACGTGTTCGCGTCCATCGCCAGCGGCGTGATCACGACCGACATGTACGATACGATCACGACCTATAACGTGGCAGCAGAGCACATCCTCGACCTGCCGCGCGACCGCGTTCTGGGCCATGCCCTTGCCGAGGCGCTCCCGGCACTGTACGCGCCTATCGCGGACGTGCTGTCGAACGTCTACGCGCAGAACGCGCAGGAGACGCTCGACATCGAGCCGGAACTGGGCACACGCGGCAAGGTGTCGCTGAACCTGAAGCTCACGCCGCTGAAGGACGAGGACGAGACGCAGGGCGTCGCGATCGTACTGGAAGACCTGACCGAGATCAGGCGCCGCGATGCCACGCTGGACATGGTACGCCGCTATTTGCCGCCGGAAGTGCTGGATAATATCCAGAGCATTGACGGGTTGGGCCTGGGCGGTGAGCGCCGTGTGATCACGGTGATGTTCGTCGAGATGCGGCCTTTTTCGTCGTTCCCGCCTCACCTCAGCCCGCAGGAGCTGATGTCATGGCTGAATCTCTACCTGACCAGCGGCGCGGAGGTCATCCACCAGCAGTCGGGCGTGATCGACAAGTTCATGGGTAACGAGATTATGGTGCTGTTCAACACCCAGCTCAATCCGTATGAGCATCATGCCTGGGCCGCCGTGATGACCGCACTCCGCCTGGCAGAGACGTGCCTTACGCTGGCGAACCAGTTGGGCGAAGCACCGGAACCGCATTACCGCATTGGGATTCACACCGGCGTGGCAACGTTGGGCAACGTCGGCAGCGCCACCCGGCGCGACTTCACCGCCATTGGCGATACGGTGAACCTCGCCAAGCGCCTGCAAGAGAATGCGGAACACGGCCAGATCATCATCAGCGAAGACACCTATCGTCACAGCGCCGAGCAGTTGGTTGGTTCGGAGGCGACACTCTCTATTTCGCAGCATCCCGACGTGCAGGTCCGGGGTCGTCGCCAGGTGACGACGGTCTATGAAGTTCGCGCTTGCGCCGAGCCGGAGTGCTGAGGGACGGAATGACCCCATGTTGAGCACCGCGAACATGAATACCACGCTCTACGATCACCTGTGCCGCCTGGGCCGGGAAGTGACCGACCTGGACGGGATGCTGCGCTCGCAGTACGGACTGCTCTACCAGCGCGGGCTGGCGCTGCCGCCGGAGATCTTCGAGCGCCTCTACTACCTGCGCATCACGCTGGAAGGCGTCGCCAAACGCGTGCTCGACGACGGCGCGGAACTGGCGCAGCTGCGCGCGCTGGCGGAGACGGTCAAGCTGATCAATACCTCGCTCGACGTAGACGTGGTGCTGCGTGAAGTGATGGACACGGCCATCGCGCTAACGGGCGCGGAGCGTGGCTACATCGTGCTGCGCGACTCCAAAACGGGCGAGCTGCGGTTCCGGGTGGCGCGCAGCATGCACCGCGAAGACATCGAAGAGGACAATTTCAGCGTGAGCTGGACCATCGTCACCGAGGTCAACGAAACCGGGCAGCCCGTCGTCGCACGCAACGCGCTGCTCGACCCGCGCTACCGCGATCAGCAGAGCGTGGTGCTGCACGCACCGCGCTCCGTGCTGTGCGTACCGTTGTTCTTCCGGGGCAAGCAGACCGGCGTGATGTATGCCGACAACCATCACGTACCGGATCTGTTCGGCGAAAAAGAACTGGGGCTGCTAGAAGCCTTTGCGAATCAGGCTGCCGTTGGCATCGAGAACGCGCGCCTGTTCGACCGCATCCGGCGCGCGCTGAACGAGATCATCGACATGAAAGAGCTGATGGACGACGTCTTCGCGTCTATCGCCAGCGGCGTGATCACGACCGACACCAACGACCTGATCGTGACCTACAACCATGCCGCCGAGACGATCCTGGGCATCCCCGCGCAGGACGCGCTGGGCCGGTCGCTGGTGGATGTGCTGCCCGCGCTCTCCGAGCGGTTCGACGCGGCCCTGGCGAAGGTGAAAACGGAGGGCCGCCAGAACGTGATCGAGATCGAGCCGGTGCTGCCGGGGCGGGGCGCGGTGACGCTCAACCTCAAGCTGGCGCCGCTGACCAACGGCGACGGCGCGACTTATGGCGTGGCACTGGTGGTGGACGACCTGACCGAGATCAAGAAGCGTGATGCTACCCTCAAGGTTGTGCGCACCTACCTGCCGCCCAGCCTCGTGCGCAACATCCAAAGCATCGATCGCCTGGGGCTGAGCGGCGACGAGCGCGAGATTTCGGTGGTATTCGCGGATGTGCGCGGCTTCACCAGCTTCAGCGAGCAGCTTCCGCCGGAGGAACTGCTGGAAATTATCAACCGCTACCTGACCGTGTGCACGGACGCTATCCAGCTTCATGACGGTATCATCGACAAATATTTGGGCGACGCCGTGGTCGGGCTGTTCAACACGCAGCTCAATCCGCAGGACGACCATGCCGAGCGGGCCGTGCGCGCGGCGCTGTCGATGGTCTACGACGTGAAAGCCCTGCACGAGATTCTTGAGCCGGACCAGCGGCTGTCGTACGGTGTTGGCATCGACACCGGGCTGGCAATGCTGGGTAACGTGGGCAGCCCCAGCCGTCGGGAGTTCACGGCGATTGGCACGGCCTTCAACTTCGCCAAGCTGCTGCAAGAAAACGCGCTGCCCGGCGAAATCATGCTCAGCCAGAGTACGTATGACCGTATCGCGGATCTGTTCGCGCTGGAACCGGTCGAGCCGCGCAAGGTCAAGCCGCACCTTGAATTCGACGTGATGTACCGTGTCACGGGCGTCAAACGGCACGGGTAGAGACGGCGGCGATCATGGACGGCACTGGCGCGGAGATGGCGCACCTCAAGGCGCAGATCGCGGAGGCCGAGGCGGAGCTGGCCGCGTTGGAAGAAGAAGTGATCGATTTGCGGCGCGAGCTGGACACGTTCACCCGTGCCTATAACCGTACCATCCGCCCGCTGGCCGAACGCCTGGACGTGATGCGCACGGTGGTCGCCGAGCTTGAAGCGGAAAAACTCACGCCGCCCCAGCTTGGCGGCTTTGCTGCGTCGCCGGGGGAGGGCTGGACGCCGCCGCCCGACTACGTGCCGGTCGAGGAGCAGTTCTTTCGCACGTGGATCGCGCCGCGTGGGTCCGCGCCCGCCGAGGCGGAACTGCCCGTGCGCCAGGTGATCTTGGACGACGATCCAGACCGCATGCTCAAGCGGCTGTACCGCGCGCTGGCCCGGCGCTTTCACCCCGACCTGAGCACCGACCCTGACGAGCGCGAGCGCCGCACCCGCCTGATGGCCGAAATCAACGCCGCCTACGCTGCGCGCGACCTGAACGCACTGCATTTACTTTCTGAGCAGCCGTCCGGCGCGACGCCTGATGTGCCGCTGGCCGCCCTGGCGCTGCGCCAGTTGAAGCAAATCGTGCTCCAGTTGGAGGCACGGCTAATGACCCTGCGCCGACAGCGCAGCGAGCTGCTCAACGGTGACCTGATGTGGTTGAGCATCCAGGCCAAGCTGGCCCGGCGCGAGGGGCGCGACCTGCTGCGCGAGATGGCAGTTCAGCTTGAGCGCGACTACGCCGCCTGCCTGGACCGCGTGGATGAGCTGCGCGCGCGGTAGCCGCCGACCCTGCACGACGAAGGACGGACGCTTGACTGTTTTGATAGATCTGTTGGGCGCCGCCTACATGCTGGCGGCGACAGTAATAGCCCTCTACTCCGCCAGTTTTTTTATTCTATTGGCGATCTACCTCCTCAAGCGCAAGCAGCCGCCCGCCGCGCCCGATGTGCCCGATGACGGGCTGCTGTCCGTGACGTTACAACTGCCAATCTACAACGAGCAGCACGTCGCGGAGCGCCTGATCGATGCCATCGGCGCGCTGGATTACCCACGCGACAAACTGTGCGTTCAAGTGCTTGACGACTCCACCGACGAGACCACCGCCATTCTGCGCGCCAAAGTGGATGGCTGGCGCACGCGCGGCCTGGACATCACGCTGCTCCGGCGACCGGAGCGGGCGGGCTACAAGGCCGGGGCGCTGGCGTATGGGCTGGCGTACTGCACGACCGATTGTGCGGGGACGTTCGACGCGGACTTCGTGCCTGCGCCCGACTTTCTGCGCCGTGTGATGCCGCACTTCAACGCTTCCCCCAATGTGGCGCTGGTGCAAACGCGCTGGGCGCATGTCAACGTGGACTATAACCTGCTGACGCGCGCGCAGGGACTGGCGATGGACCAGCACTTCGCCATCGAGCAGGTGGCACGCAGCCGGGGCGACCTGCCCATGTCGATGAACGGTACGGGCGGCGTGTGGCGGCGCGCAGCCATCGTGGATGCGGGTGGCTGGTCGGCGGAGACGCTGACGGAAGACCTCGACCTGAGCTACCGCGCATTCTTGAAAGGCTGGCGCTTCCGCTACATTGTGGACGTGAGCGTGCCGGGCGAGGTGCCACCCCAGTTGACGGCGTATAAGCTCCAGCAGGCGCGTTGGGCCAAAGGCTCGACGCAGTGCCTTGCCAAGCACGCCGGGTCGCTGCTGCGCTCGGATTTGACCCTGCTGCAAAAGGTGTTCGGCTTGACGCACTTGGGCCAGTACGCGATCCAGCCGTTCGTGCTGCTGCTGTTCGTACTGACGCCGCCCGCGCTGGCGACGGGGCTGCTGCTGCGGCTGCCGCTTGCGCCTCTGGGCATCGCCAGCCTCGCGCCGCCGATCATCCTGGCGATGGGGCAGATCGCGCTCTACCCCGATTGGCTGCGGCGGCTGCTGTACTTTCCGGCGCTACTGCTGTTCAACACCGGTATGATGCTGAACAACTCGCGCGCGGTGATCGAGGCCTTGACGGGGCGGGGCGGCAACGCCTTCAAACGTACGCCCAAGTTCGGGGTGGTGCGGCGCGGCGACCGGCTGGCAGGCACGCGCTACCTCATCCGGCCCGACTGGACGACCACCGGTGAGATCGCGCTGGGGCTGTATGCGCTGTTGGGGCTGGTCGTCGCCCTATTCCGCGCGCCCGCCATGATCACCTACCTGCTCGTTTATGTGGCCTCGTTCGGCGTGCTGGCGTTCGGCAGCCTGTGGCAGGCGTGGCGCTACGGCGACTAGCGCGGCTCTGGGCAGTCTTGCCCTGCGTTCCCCTACAACACTGCGAGTTTGGGCCATAATTGACACGCGACCATAACTAGTCGCGCGTCTACTTGTTCTTATATGTTAGCTGTCACACGCCGCAAGAATTGAGCAACGACCCGTGAGAGGGTCAAGGAGGTTTGGCCGTGAGCCGTAAGACCATAGGAGCACTTTTGCTGTTGATCGGGCTGATCGCTGTCGCCGCCGGGCTGGTGCTGATGTTGGTCGTCGTGCCCGGCATGAAGCAGTGGCCGGATGACGTGGACACCGTGCGCACTTATGACGGCACGATGCCGGTACTGCTGAACGCGCAGACGTTCGAGTTCATGCCCGACCTGACGGTGACGATTGAGCGTCACGTCAAGACGGAGGCGACCGAGGGCGACGTGGCCCTGGTCAGCGAGGACCAGCAGTTGATGATGGGCGGTCAGCCGCTCCAGGCGCTGCACAAGCTTTACGCGATCGACCGCAAGACGATGGAATATACCGCCGACCATCCCGCCGAGTGGGATAGCCAGGAGGGCTTCCGCCCGCGTGGCGGGCTGGTGATCGGCTGGCCGATTGATACTGAAGCAAAAGATTATGAAGGCTGGAGCGACGATTACAACAGCGTGGTGCCGCTGACGTATGCGGACGAAGTGACGCATGATCGCAGCGGCCTGGAAACTTACTTGTTTACGTCCAGCAGCGAGCCGCAGTTGATCGATCCGGCGGCGGTGCAGGCGATGGGCCTGCCCGAAGCGCTGCCTAAGGAGCAGCTCGCGGCGCTGATCGGAAATACCGATCTCAGCCCGCTGGTCAAGAACATGCTGCCGACGCTGCTCGAAGACTGGCCCGAAGACACGGTACCGCTCCAGTACTACTACAACTACGACGCGCAGTACTGGATCGAGCCGCAAACCGGCGTGCTGATCGACACGACCAAGCATGAAGTGCGCACCGTGGGTCTCTCCGACGAGATGCTCGAAGGCTCGGCGCTGGCGGCCCTGCCGGAAGAACAGCGCGCCAGTCTGCGCGTGCCGGTGTATGACCTGACCTATCAGGCTACTGACGCCTCCGTGCAGGACGCGAAGGCCGACGCCCAGGACGCAATGGACCAGATCGACCTGTTCGGCACGACGATCCCTTACGCCGCGATTGCGGCGGGCGCGATCTTCGCGCTGCTAGGGCTGGTGTTCATGCTGCGCTAAACACGCGAACCCGGTTTTCCGAAACATCTGAAATTTATGTAGGGGCGTATCGCTATACGCCCCTACGCGTGTTTGCCGATTTCCCCGTGATCACGGCACGCTCGTCTTAAACGTGAGTGCCGTGCCGTCCCCGGCGGGGCAGACCTGCGCCAGCAGCTCCGCGCCGTCGCGCGTGTAGCCCTGCGTCCCGCAGTCGTCAGCGGCGGTGGGCGCGGTTGGCTGCCAGTGCTGGCGGCTGAGCAGGTGCGTGATCCACGTCCCGGCGGCGTCCGGCGGCAGGCTGACCGTCTCTGCTGCCTCTTTGCCAGGGTCAAGTTCGGCCAACGCCGCCGCAATCGCGTCGCGCTCCGCCTGGGGCGGGCCGGGCTGCCAGATCTCGTAGTTAAACCCGTTCATGACGATTACCTCGGACGGGTAATACGCCTCATAGGCCGCATCGAGCACGGGCGGCGGGTAAAACTGCGCGCGGAACACCAGCACGCTGAAGTCGTGCGCGCGCAGGGCGTCCACCAGAGCGGTGGGATCGTACAGGTCGTTCTCGTACAGGTTCTTGAGCTGCGTCGGGTTGGTGATCACGTCCCGATCCGCTTGCAGGCTGAAGCCCGCCTCCTCACTCATGGCGGGTTTGTCGCTGGCGCGCAGGATGTCCACGATGCGCCACCCGTTGTCGACATCGGTTTGCGACGGCACGTGGCCGATGGTTGCGTAGCCGGGTACCCAGCCCGCCGAATCGTAAAACGCGTAGCGGTCGCCGTAGCTGGACGTGAGGTTTAGCGCGTCCGCCAGCGGTCCGAAGACGCGGCCCTCGGTCGGCATGTGGATCACGTTCAGGCTGTACATGATATACAGCACTGGAATCAACGCGGCAGCAGCAGTCCGCACCTGCGCGGGCCGGACCCTGGCGCGTGACCACAGCGCGCGCAGATGGCGGCTGTATGGGTTATCAGCGACTGTCCACGATCCGTTCAGGCAACGCGCGGCGAAGATGCCTGATAGGATGCACGTCGCGGCGATCGCGGTGGCGAAGTAGCTGTCGCCCGCGCCCCACTTGCCGGACAGCGCCGAATCCGCGACGGCGGCGACCCACCAGATCGTGTACAGCGACAGGCGCGCGA
This sequence is a window from Aggregatilinea lenta. Protein-coding genes within it:
- a CDS encoding carbohydrate ABC transporter permease gives rise to the protein MMPMYTVITTSLKTPDEAGQLNSVWNLPTHVNWNSYQQAWDLLGPKLRNSAILTITATILSALMGSINGYVLAKWRFPGANIIFPLMLFGMFIPYQSVLIPVFQFMSDVNLGGTIAALIITHVVYGLPITTLIFRNYYVEVPTDMIEAGKIDGAGFFGVYRWIVFPLSLPGFVVVIIWQFTQIWNEFLFAVTLTSGTKAEPITVALAQLAGGEAVKWNLPMAGAVMAALPTLLVFIFLGRYFIRGLLAGSVKG
- a CDS encoding carbohydrate ABC transporter permease, coding for MDWDRLYAFGAILPSVILLGIFVYGFIGETVYWSLTSWRGVELNPTKAYIGIQNYKDLFTAFGSIEPKFRLGIVNTFFFTAFFLVGCLTLGFLLAVLLDQNIKSEGIFRTIFLFPMALSFAVTGTIWRWLFNPGGGINALPTVVGADPLTFKWLNNRSAFTFNWHEVPWPITAIIMLGLLAYFAMQVSRRNYLKAIFFGVPMVLIFAWVAADFATWDPARKDELMHGLFQWSTMLDVIAAVIVILFCLGTIQALWHSSRTAIWLGVPTMLLVLWYFTGGPDSLPKLDIPEAESPYGFNMALIALIIAAVWQLSGYTMAMYLAGIRGVSDELREAARVDGCNEVQVYTKIILPLLRPITLSAAIVLGHISLKIFDLIFAMVGPDFLPTTVPGVQVYSMFRSNEFAKGSAIAVVLLMMVAIIIIPYLATQLRGEHEV
- a CDS encoding ABC transporter substrate-binding protein translates to MTRRLVTLAIALALILVVVAPTLAQDDLSGQLEIFSWWAGDEGPALEALIAEYNTLHPNVEVNNATVTGGSGVNAKAVLKTRMLGGDAPDSFQVHAGQELIGTWVVADRMEDLTFLFEQEGWMDVFPQGLLDLISTDEGIWSVPVNIHRSNVMWYVPANLEQWGVEAPATWDDFLAICPTLQDQDITPLSVGENWTMIHLWESVAVSQLGTDGWNALWTGEKSWLDDDVVATWDLFGQILDCSNADEDAATLSWQQATDKVVNGEAAFNVMGDWAAGYMMTTLGLEPETGFGWVASPGTAGTFIMLSDSFGLPIGAPDRDNAIAWLQLLGSNEGQDIFNPLKGSIAARLDSDLSLYSVYSQSAAADWQADTIVGSLQHGAAANESFMGEFPTVMELFLGARNSQAAANASQVVCIQSRICEG
- a CDS encoding GAF domain-containing protein, with the protein product MGESNGRPPVEVEIKWLLQATIELVDMLRVQRDFLRRHGMALPPGTLNTLNGVYTDLETYAGQITRISVELGQLRALAETIALVNSSLDLNQVLNEVMDKVIALTGAERGYIVLRDEQTGEMAFRAARNLDRETIDEGGFIVSRTVVEEVAATGQPIVTTNAQSDPRFSHQQSVMLHALRSVLCVPLTVKGEVTGVVYADNRVRDGLFGEQELALLVSFANQAAIAIENARLYRRVQLTLSEVTEIKEMLDNVFASIASGVITTDMYDTITTYNVAAEHILDLPRDRVLGHALAEALPALYAPIADVLSNVYAQNAQETLDIEPELGTRGKVSLNLKLTPLKDEDETQGVAIVLEDLTEIRRRDATLDMVRRYLPPEVLDNIQSIDGLGLGGERRVITVMFVEMRPFSSFPPHLSPQELMSWLNLYLTSGAEVIHQQSGVIDKFMGNEIMVLFNTQLNPYEHHAWAAVMTALRLAETCLTLANQLGEAPEPHYRIGIHTGVATLGNVGSATRRDFTAIGDTVNLAKRLQENAEHGQIIISEDTYRHSAEQLVGSEATLSISQHPDVQVRGRRQVTTVYEVRACAEPEC
- a CDS encoding GAF domain-containing protein, which codes for MLSTANMNTTLYDHLCRLGREVTDLDGMLRSQYGLLYQRGLALPPEIFERLYYLRITLEGVAKRVLDDGAELAQLRALAETVKLINTSLDVDVVLREVMDTAIALTGAERGYIVLRDSKTGELRFRVARSMHREDIEEDNFSVSWTIVTEVNETGQPVVARNALLDPRYRDQQSVVLHAPRSVLCVPLFFRGKQTGVMYADNHHVPDLFGEKELGLLEAFANQAAVGIENARLFDRIRRALNEIIDMKELMDDVFASIASGVITTDTNDLIVTYNHAAETILGIPAQDALGRSLVDVLPALSERFDAALAKVKTEGRQNVIEIEPVLPGRGAVTLNLKLAPLTNGDGATYGVALVVDDLTEIKKRDATLKVVRTYLPPSLVRNIQSIDRLGLSGDEREISVVFADVRGFTSFSEQLPPEELLEIINRYLTVCTDAIQLHDGIIDKYLGDAVVGLFNTQLNPQDDHAERAVRAALSMVYDVKALHEILEPDQRLSYGVGIDTGLAMLGNVGSPSRREFTAIGTAFNFAKLLQENALPGEIMLSQSTYDRIADLFALEPVEPRKVKPHLEFDVMYRVTGVKRHG
- a CDS encoding glycosyltransferase family 2 protein, which translates into the protein MTVLIDLLGAAYMLAATVIALYSASFFILLAIYLLKRKQPPAAPDVPDDGLLSVTLQLPIYNEQHVAERLIDAIGALDYPRDKLCVQVLDDSTDETTAILRAKVDGWRTRGLDITLLRRPERAGYKAGALAYGLAYCTTDCAGTFDADFVPAPDFLRRVMPHFNASPNVALVQTRWAHVNVDYNLLTRAQGLAMDQHFAIEQVARSRGDLPMSMNGTGGVWRRAAIVDAGGWSAETLTEDLDLSYRAFLKGWRFRYIVDVSVPGEVPPQLTAYKLQQARWAKGSTQCLAKHAGSLLRSDLTLLQKVFGLTHLGQYAIQPFVLLLFVLTPPALATGLLLRLPLAPLGIASLAPPIILAMGQIALYPDWLRRLLYFPALLLFNTGMMLNNSRAVIEALTGRGGNAFKRTPKFGVVRRGDRLAGTRYLIRPDWTTTGEIALGLYALLGLVVALFRAPAMITYLLVYVASFGVLAFGSLWQAWRYGD